The following proteins are encoded in a genomic region of Glycine soja cultivar W05 chromosome 17, ASM419377v2, whole genome shotgun sequence:
- the LOC114392364 gene encoding uncharacterized protein LOC114392364, which translates to MSAVEAKLISHYMVCWSLNLYKMLRKDVNNANNILKHESRNHKGSCTILLLLLYNSVIIIVQFRAHWQLFVLHPRENTVVWFCSLRKKPDINIKGAINSAMKTITSSFEGMSNQGAPRWVEPKTNVQSGGFECGYYVMHWMWCTSGFLMAHR; encoded by the exons ATGAGTGCGGTAGAAGCAAAGCTGATCAGTCACTATATGGTTTGCTGGAGCCTCAATCTATACAAAATGCTAAGGAAAGACGTCAACAATGCCAACAATATATTGAAACATGAGTCAAGGAATCACAAAGGCAGTTGTACAAttctgttattgttgttgtacaATTCTGTTATTATAATTGTCCAATTCAGGGCACATTGGCAACTATTTGTTCTCCACCCAAGGGAAAACACGGTCGTTTGGTTTTGTTCTCTAAGGAAGAAGCCTGATATTAACATCAAAGGCGCAATTAACAG tgCAATGAAGACAATAACCAGTTCTTTTGAAGGCATGTCTAATCAAGGTGCACCTCGGTGGGTTGAACCCAAG ACTAATGTGCAAAGTGGAGGGTTTGAGTGCggatattatgtcatgcactggatgtggTGC ACAAG TGGTTTTCTGATGGCTCATCGTTAG
- the LOC114392813 gene encoding ethylene-responsive transcription factor ERF008-like: MEGEEGGIATKKRGKEGETETTRYKGIRMRKWGKWVAEIREPNKRSRIWLGSYSTPVAAARAYDTAVFHLRGPSARLNFPELVAAEGPAADMSAASIRKKATEVGARVDALHRQHPHALPAGEFADRVDLNKMPEPENSDCDYWDRD, translated from the coding sequence AtggaaggagaagaaggaggaATTGCAACAAAGAAGAGAGGGAAAGAGGGTGAAACTGAGACGACGCGCTACAAAGGAATCAGAATGAGAAAGTGGGGCAAGTGGGTCGCTGAGATTCGAGAACCCAACAAGCGTTCAAGGATTTGGCTCGGTTCTTACTCCACGCCCGTCGCGGCGGCGCGTGCTTACGACACCGCCGTTTTCCACCTCCGGGGCCCCTCTGCGCGCCTCAACTTCCCCGAGCTTGTTGCCGCGGAGGGCCCCGCCGCCGACATGTCCGCAGCCTCCATCAGGAAGAAGGCCACCGAGGTCGGCGCCAGAGTCGACGCTCTCCACCGCCAGCACCCCCACGCGCTGCCTGCTGGAGAATTCGCCGACCGGGTTGACCTTAATAAGATGCCCGAACCCGAGAATTCGGATTGTGACTACTGGGACAGGGATTAG